A portion of the Acidisarcina polymorpha genome contains these proteins:
- a CDS encoding response regulator transcription factor, which translates to MQELVIMIRSVHSGEKHVPHKFAARVAERFGEDRLTDRELDVLKLIRDGRRNKQIASDLKIAEATVNFHIKNLSQKLQANDRTHAVMIALRRGLLEI; encoded by the coding sequence ATGCAGGAGCTGGTGATCATGATTCGTTCAGTTCACAGTGGCGAGAAGCATGTGCCGCACAAGTTTGCTGCACGTGTAGCTGAACGCTTCGGCGAAGACAGGCTAACCGATCGCGAACTGGACGTCTTGAAGCTCATTCGCGATGGCCGTCGCAACAAACAGATCGCCTCTGACCTAAAAATCGCCGAAGCAACGGTGAACTTCCACATCAAGAATCTTTCTCAGAAGTTGCAAGCGAACGATCGCACGCACGCCGTGATGATTGCGCTCCGGCGCGGGCTTTTGGAGATCTGA
- a CDS encoding sensor histidine kinase: protein MNKCVQDISVALLLAGCVTSKALEPDAQLSQLGHTAWRIRDGAFSGAVNDVTQTADGFLWIATDNGLLKYDGVRFSPVGSGTILALEAARDGSLWFGTGQSLFQMNHGQVEKIGGPEVHVNSIRQDANGTIWFTRSRTNPRNPGPLCKVAAKAIHCLTAADGLALPYAEALAVDTRGDLWVASSSQLLRGEAGVFKEFPHPELNAAATSNGIESLTPRAGGGILVGITRSGPGLGLQSLQDGLWHDAYASPTRSSNWSVTATLVDRDGVVWVGTSDQGLFRVRHDGVDHFAETDGLSGNAISSLHEDREGNIWVGTKKGLDRFRNLAVKTFSTTEGLGSDSVHSVTAAAQGGVWIGNKGSLTALRDGKMVNYLPKSGLPGQRVTALLEDHANRLWVGVDADVYILEHGHFTRVTDSEGHSTGAAVSIVEDTEHNIWVLASRRPYVLFRLTPKSHLLEEQPLIVSPEAIAADPAGGLFLDGGMHGAPLVHYEQGRLETWAAKTILKRTTFAFSKDGSRWASTSSGVELLEQQGSRFLDTTNGLPCNHVFSVLFDQAENLWAYSECGLISISNSELSRFKADSRYSIKSHLFDIFDGALPNGADFAPRATRSADGRLWFANGTDLQEIDPGRVQLTAAAFNVQIEAIVARHVEQPAVTGMKLPALTQDVDLKYTAPALAVPERLRFRYRLDGHDQEWQDATRLRDAFYTDLKPGDYTFRVVSGDADGNWSHEEGRFSFTILPAWYQTKTFLIACLVSGSLLSLFIYRLRIRQVRGEAQARYEERLDERTRIAREIHDTLLQTIQGSKMLADTALVQMSTLDPAQARMQMLSTWLGNAMEEGRTALRSLRTPVIEQQSLETLIQDALDDCAMSGKITTDMKTVGEPTSMSICVREEVYRIGYEAINNACLHSEGSHLEVVLSYGDPFELRVKDDGTGIDSEFVNKGRLGHYGLAGMRERARFLKANLTLNSSPGNGTEVLLRVPRSSLMENARLSLWARFARLIRGE, encoded by the coding sequence ATGAACAAGTGTGTCCAAGACATCTCGGTCGCGCTACTGCTTGCTGGCTGCGTCACGAGCAAGGCCCTCGAGCCAGATGCACAACTTTCGCAGTTGGGGCACACGGCTTGGCGCATTCGCGACGGTGCCTTTAGCGGTGCAGTGAATGATGTCACGCAAACTGCAGATGGATTCCTTTGGATAGCGACGGACAACGGACTTCTGAAGTATGACGGCGTCCGCTTCTCTCCTGTTGGAAGCGGAACCATCCTGGCGCTCGAAGCGGCGCGAGATGGAAGTCTCTGGTTTGGAACCGGTCAATCCTTGTTCCAAATGAACCATGGCCAAGTTGAAAAAATCGGTGGTCCTGAAGTTCATGTGAACAGCATTCGGCAGGACGCAAATGGAACGATCTGGTTCACTCGCTCTCGAACAAATCCGAGGAACCCCGGACCACTCTGCAAGGTCGCCGCGAAGGCGATTCATTGTCTGACCGCCGCTGACGGTCTTGCTCTCCCCTATGCAGAGGCTCTTGCGGTAGATACAAGGGGAGATCTATGGGTGGCAAGTAGCAGTCAACTGCTACGGGGGGAAGCAGGAGTCTTCAAGGAATTCCCCCATCCTGAACTCAACGCTGCGGCAACCTCAAACGGTATCGAGTCTCTCACTCCGCGCGCAGGCGGTGGCATCCTCGTAGGGATTACGAGATCGGGGCCGGGTCTTGGACTGCAAAGCCTCCAGGACGGGCTTTGGCACGACGCCTACGCCAGCCCTACACGGAGTAGCAATTGGAGCGTCACCGCTACGCTTGTTGATCGTGATGGTGTGGTCTGGGTCGGAACCTCCGATCAAGGCCTCTTCCGGGTGCGGCACGATGGTGTTGACCACTTCGCGGAAACAGATGGGTTAAGTGGCAACGCAATCTCAAGTCTTCACGAGGACCGCGAAGGCAACATCTGGGTCGGAACAAAGAAAGGGCTAGATCGTTTCCGCAATCTAGCCGTCAAGACATTCTCGACAACTGAAGGACTGGGGAGCGACTCGGTTCATTCTGTGACAGCGGCAGCACAGGGCGGTGTATGGATCGGGAACAAGGGCAGCCTCACTGCGCTCCGTGACGGCAAGATGGTCAACTACCTTCCTAAGAGCGGCCTTCCCGGTCAACGAGTAACGGCGCTTCTTGAAGACCACGCAAACCGGCTCTGGGTTGGCGTGGACGCGGACGTCTATATTCTTGAGCACGGCCATTTCACGCGTGTGACAGATAGCGAGGGACACTCGACCGGCGCTGCCGTGTCGATTGTGGAAGACACAGAGCACAACATCTGGGTGCTGGCGAGCAGACGGCCATACGTGCTTTTTCGACTCACGCCGAAGTCACATCTCCTCGAAGAGCAACCACTAATCGTCTCTCCGGAAGCGATTGCGGCCGACCCGGCAGGCGGCCTTTTCCTTGACGGCGGAATGCATGGAGCGCCGCTGGTCCATTACGAACAAGGACGATTGGAGACATGGGCGGCTAAGACCATACTCAAGAGAACCACCTTCGCATTTTCCAAAGATGGATCGAGATGGGCAAGTACATCCAGTGGCGTCGAGCTTTTGGAGCAGCAGGGATCGCGTTTTCTCGACACGACAAACGGTCTTCCTTGTAACCACGTGTTTTCGGTTCTCTTCGATCAGGCCGAGAACCTCTGGGCATATTCCGAGTGCGGCCTGATCTCGATTTCGAATTCAGAACTTTCACGATTCAAGGCCGATTCCCGATACTCCATCAAATCGCATCTGTTCGATATCTTCGACGGTGCTCTCCCTAATGGTGCAGATTTTGCACCACGCGCAACGCGCTCAGCAGACGGACGACTTTGGTTTGCGAACGGCACAGATCTTCAAGAGATTGATCCAGGCCGCGTGCAGCTTACCGCTGCGGCGTTCAATGTCCAGATTGAAGCCATCGTGGCGCGTCACGTTGAACAGCCTGCTGTGACCGGAATGAAATTGCCAGCTCTGACGCAAGATGTAGACCTGAAGTACACGGCTCCTGCACTGGCCGTACCGGAGCGTCTTAGGTTCCGGTATCGGCTCGACGGTCACGATCAGGAGTGGCAGGACGCTACCAGGCTGCGAGATGCGTTTTATACCGACCTGAAGCCCGGTGACTACACGTTTCGCGTAGTCAGTGGCGATGCAGATGGCAATTGGAGCCATGAGGAAGGCCGCTTTTCCTTCACGATCCTTCCCGCCTGGTATCAAACCAAGACATTCCTCATCGCATGTCTCGTGTCTGGCTCTCTTTTGAGCCTCTTCATCTATCGCCTCAGAATCCGACAAGTAAGAGGAGAAGCGCAAGCTCGCTATGAAGAACGTTTAGATGAACGAACGAGAATCGCGAGGGAGATTCACGACACGCTTCTGCAAACGATTCAGGGGAGCAAGATGCTTGCAGACACTGCACTGGTGCAAATGTCTACTCTAGACCCCGCGCAAGCACGAATGCAGATGCTGTCTACCTGGCTAGGAAATGCGATGGAGGAGGGACGGACAGCTCTACGCTCACTTCGAACTCCTGTCATTGAACAGCAATCGCTCGAAACTCTTATTCAAGACGCACTTGACGACTGCGCCATGTCGGGCAAGATCACTACCGATATGAAGACAGTGGGAGAGCCAACGTCGATGTCCATCTGCGTGCGCGAGGAGGTCTACCGCATCGGTTACGAGGCGATCAACAACGCTTGCTTACACTCCGAGGGTTCTCATCTTGAAGTCGTGTTGAGCTATGGAGACCCATTCGAACTCCGAGTAAAAGATGATGGCACCGGCATCGATTCGGAGTTTGTGAACAAAGGGCGTCTCGGGCATTACGGCTTGGCTGGCATGCGGGAGCGGGCGCGTTTTTTGAAGGCGAACCTCACACTCAACTCTTCGCCGGGTAACGGCACAGAGGTATTACTTCGCGTGCCACGTTCCAGTCTGATGGAAAACGCCCGGCTCTCCCTCTGGGCACGCTTCGCTCGCCTAATTCGCGGCGAGTAA
- a CDS encoding helix-turn-helix domain-containing protein — MAECRHHRVANFFEPTQTKKLFLIHDASRKPSRLAMVHPAGANTLLPGPAWVEQDGKRVRIQLLDQDADEMSGLASEEAEAGAPACVPPAQLAEDGLSPSQFRRVLAFIAERLSRNPTLSELAREAGLSAAYFSQRFKSSTGTSPHQYLLRLRICKAKTLLEESEYPIIDIAAECGFQTQQHFARIFRRLTSSTPTEYRRQRQQSEFVSLAPTLFLDRN, encoded by the coding sequence ATGGCCGAATGCAGACATCACCGGGTCGCCAATTTTTTTGAACCGACCCAGACGAAAAAACTCTTCCTTATTCACGATGCATCGCGAAAGCCCTCGCGACTCGCCATGGTGCATCCCGCCGGCGCGAATACCTTGCTTCCCGGCCCAGCGTGGGTCGAGCAGGACGGGAAGCGTGTGCGCATCCAACTTCTCGATCAGGACGCGGATGAGATGAGCGGTCTGGCGAGCGAAGAGGCAGAGGCTGGGGCTCCGGCCTGCGTTCCACCCGCTCAACTTGCGGAAGACGGCCTCTCACCCTCCCAGTTCCGCCGAGTACTCGCGTTCATAGCCGAGCGTCTCAGCCGGAATCCCACCCTTTCAGAACTGGCTCGGGAAGCCGGGTTAAGCGCCGCTTACTTTTCTCAGCGATTCAAGTCCTCCACAGGGACGTCACCGCACCAATATCTCTTACGCCTGCGAATCTGCAAGGCGAAGACTCTGCTCGAAGAATCAGAATATCCCATCATCGATATCGCCGCCGAGTGTGGTTTTCAGACGCAGCAACACTTTGCGAGGATTTTCAGGAGACTGACCTCCAGCACTCCTACGGAATACCGGCGCCAACGTCAGCAGTCGGAGTTTGTCTCCCTGGCCCCAACGCTCTTTCTCGACCGGAACTGA
- a CDS encoding SDR family NAD(P)-dependent oxidoreductase — MGKLSGKTALITGGNSGIGLATAKLMASEGAKVFITGRRQEALKSALDEIGSLGAGIQGDVSKIADLDRLAEELTTQNVKLDILFANAGAGTVLPIADVTEEHYYQIFDTNVKGVVFTVQKVLPLMNDGGSIILNSSITESKGMEAFSMYSASKAAVRNFARGWANDLKSRKIRVNAISPGVVITPGYNGLGMNDEQIKEYAAQSSAKTPAGRTGEPEEIAKAVLFLASDDSSFVNAENLVVDGGFSLV, encoded by the coding sequence ATGGGAAAGCTCAGCGGCAAAACGGCGTTGATCACGGGCGGCAATAGTGGGATCGGGCTTGCAACGGCAAAGCTAATGGCAAGCGAGGGAGCGAAGGTATTCATCACCGGGCGTCGGCAAGAAGCTCTCAAAAGCGCACTGGATGAGATTGGGTCTCTCGGCGCTGGTATCCAAGGGGATGTCTCCAAGATTGCCGATCTCGATCGACTCGCCGAAGAACTGACGACTCAAAACGTGAAGCTGGACATTCTGTTTGCGAACGCCGGCGCTGGAACGGTTCTCCCCATCGCCGACGTGACAGAAGAGCACTACTACCAAATCTTTGATACGAACGTGAAAGGCGTAGTCTTCACAGTTCAGAAGGTTCTTCCACTGATGAACGATGGCGGATCGATTATCCTGAACTCTTCCATTACTGAGAGCAAGGGTATGGAAGCCTTCAGCATGTATTCCGCGTCGAAGGCCGCCGTCCGCAACTTCGCGCGCGGGTGGGCGAATGACCTGAAATCCAGAAAGATTCGCGTCAACGCGATCAGCCCTGGCGTTGTGATCACTCCCGGTTACAACGGACTCGGGATGAATGATGAACAGATCAAAGAGTATGCTGCCCAGTCCTCCGCAAAGACCCCAGCAGGACGCACAGGTGAGCCAGAAGAGATCGCGAAGGCGGTGCTCTTCTTGGCGTCCGACGACAGTAGCTTTGTGAACGCCGAGAACCTAGTCGTTGATGGCGGATTCTCGCTCGTATAG
- a CDS encoding VOC family protein, translating into MRVLQQAIRVYTERDRWETVIKFYEVLQGVQCERQVHIPETNVDAAKVGGVLILGADGDVLDELRLVNAVYYVDSLDESFAWLEMNGSEVIHAPQAVTGGRNLTARHPDGLVVEYFEPAKKKETV; encoded by the coding sequence ATGCGGGTTCTGCAACAAGCGATTCGCGTTTACACCGAGCGAGATCGCTGGGAAACGGTCATTAAGTTTTACGAAGTGCTTCAAGGCGTGCAGTGTGAACGGCAGGTACATATTCCCGAGACGAATGTAGATGCCGCAAAGGTAGGGGGCGTTCTCATTCTCGGCGCAGACGGAGATGTCCTCGACGAACTTCGCCTCGTGAACGCGGTTTACTACGTCGATTCCCTCGATGAGTCCTTCGCTTGGCTCGAGATGAACGGGTCAGAGGTAATCCACGCTCCACAGGCAGTGACAGGCGGGAGGAATCTTACCGCACGTCACCCCGACGGGTTGGTTGTCGAATATTTCGAACCAGCGAAGAAGAAGGAGACCGTCTAA
- a CDS encoding quinone oxidoreductase family protein, translating into MKSWKIDRLGGKLSFVDVPLPEVRPGSVLVRVESQALMSYLKPYVEGKLPAYRAPEDFTPGGNAIGTVEALGDDVWHLKKGQRVVTSSHLVARENVQEPGQILVGVTSPGGIGDALQSSWKDGTLAEYVLLPAQVVTPIEGLDHYEIPQLAAITRCIVPFGGLTRGRLQAGETVVVNGASGAYGSAATLVALAMGASRVVAAGRSKETLDRLAKAGGDRVFPVVLTGDVAKDTEALRDAANGGAHLAFDQVGNAKDPNSTLAALGSLYRWGRIVLMGSSAVPIPINYLQMMFNNWEIIGNFMHPQGAYLPLLSLVRSGQLDLSPIKAKVFSLPELEPAMEYASKAGSLEITVVTSNLATLSG; encoded by the coding sequence ATGAAGTCTTGGAAGATTGACCGCTTGGGCGGCAAACTGAGTTTCGTGGACGTTCCTCTTCCAGAGGTTCGCCCTGGCAGTGTGCTGGTTCGCGTCGAGTCGCAAGCCCTGATGTCATATCTCAAGCCTTATGTGGAGGGCAAGCTCCCGGCCTATCGCGCGCCCGAGGACTTTACTCCAGGCGGTAACGCAATCGGAACGGTCGAAGCCTTGGGAGATGACGTCTGGCATCTCAAAAAGGGGCAACGGGTCGTAACATCGAGTCACCTTGTTGCACGGGAAAACGTGCAGGAGCCCGGGCAGATCTTGGTCGGCGTTACTTCCCCCGGTGGCATCGGAGATGCGCTCCAGAGTTCGTGGAAAGATGGCACTCTCGCGGAGTACGTACTGCTTCCGGCCCAAGTTGTAACCCCGATTGAAGGCCTCGATCACTACGAAATCCCGCAATTGGCTGCAATCACACGTTGTATCGTTCCCTTTGGCGGCTTGACGCGAGGAAGACTCCAAGCGGGAGAGACCGTAGTGGTGAACGGCGCCAGCGGTGCTTACGGTAGCGCCGCAACCCTCGTGGCACTTGCAATGGGCGCGAGCCGCGTTGTTGCTGCCGGCCGCAGCAAGGAAACTTTGGACAGGCTAGCCAAGGCAGGCGGTGACCGAGTCTTTCCCGTTGTGCTCACGGGCGACGTAGCTAAGGACACAGAGGCGCTTCGTGACGCAGCCAACGGTGGCGCCCATCTGGCTTTCGATCAAGTCGGTAACGCCAAAGACCCGAACTCGACGCTGGCTGCGCTGGGCTCGCTGTACCGTTGGGGCCGCATCGTTTTGATGGGCAGCAGCGCTGTACCCATTCCAATCAACTATCTCCAGATGATGTTCAACAACTGGGAGATCATCGGAAATTTCATGCACCCTCAGGGAGCGTATCTGCCACTGCTCTCGCTGGTCCGATCCGGTCAGCTGGACTTGAGCCCGATCAAAGCCAAAGTGTTCTCGTTGCCAGAACTCGAACCCGCCATGGAATACGCAAGCAAAGCAGGAAGTCTGGAAATAACCGTCGTCACTAGCAACCTCGCAACTCTGAGCGGGTGA
- a CDS encoding oxidoreductase — MSQVWLITGSSRGLGREFAIAALEAGHKLAATARKVTDLANLHKTYGDRVLPIALDVTNEAQASEAVETTISKFGRLDVLVNNAGYGNVAPVEDTSLAEFREQIETNLFGTIILTKAALPHFREQKAGHFIQVTSIAGRIGPIGRAPYAAAKWGVEGFSETLAKEVAPFGVKVTIVEPGGFRTDFAGASTRLQEGRPEYDETVGKTARFQREFNGKQPGDPKRAAAAVLRIASEKNPPFRLIIGSDAYNAIEKNDLAKIESGKEWKELSISTDYSK; from the coding sequence ATGTCTCAGGTATGGCTCATCACAGGAAGTTCACGTGGTCTCGGCCGGGAATTTGCAATCGCAGCGCTCGAGGCCGGTCACAAGTTAGCGGCTACGGCACGGAAGGTAACTGACCTCGCGAACCTCCATAAGACCTATGGGGATAGGGTGTTGCCGATCGCGTTGGACGTCACTAACGAGGCCCAGGCAAGCGAGGCAGTTGAGACCACGATCAGCAAGTTCGGTCGCCTCGATGTACTCGTCAACAATGCTGGCTACGGCAATGTGGCCCCCGTTGAAGACACAAGCCTAGCTGAGTTTCGGGAGCAGATTGAGACCAATCTCTTCGGGACCATCATCTTGACGAAGGCGGCTCTTCCACATTTTCGTGAACAGAAAGCCGGGCATTTCATCCAAGTCACTTCGATTGCTGGTCGTATCGGCCCGATCGGTCGAGCCCCTTACGCTGCGGCAAAATGGGGAGTGGAGGGCTTCTCGGAGACGCTGGCGAAGGAAGTCGCGCCATTCGGAGTAAAGGTCACCATCGTGGAGCCAGGTGGATTTCGGACGGACTTTGCTGGAGCCTCCACCAGACTTCAGGAGGGCAGGCCTGAGTACGACGAGACCGTGGGCAAGACCGCGCGCTTTCAGCGCGAGTTTAATGGCAAGCAGCCTGGCGATCCCAAGCGGGCGGCTGCGGCTGTTTTGCGGATCGCCTCGGAAAAGAATCCGCCTTTCCGGCTCATTATTGGGAGTGACGCGTACAACGCCATCGAAAAGAATGACTTAGCAAAGATCGAGTCGGGGAAAGAGTGGAAGGAACTCAGCATTTCAACAGATTACTCGAAGTGA
- a CDS encoding amidohydrolase family protein, giving the protein MKPLLLTLAFSLCVIFAQEPSSPVTLIQHVTVINVGTGEEAKEQTVKLQEGRIVSVASTAPGDGGSAGAVDGHGGFLIPGLWDMHVHVHDTGELPLYIANGVTGVRMMARERDTAAPRVELSEKKPSPFIYLASAIVDGSSPMWPGSIVVKKPADARRTVDEIKAGGADFIKVYDGVPRDAYFALADEAKLQHIDFEGHVPEAVTAQEASAAGQRSIEHLTGIALACSSKQESLNTAIEHARFFLDRLRVEAEGYRSFDQAKCQTLFAEFRQNDTWQVPTLTVNRMWGRLDDSKMTSDPRLTYVDHKSRERWEERTQPQIRRWNNSDYQMARGIVGVDEKIVGGMYRAGVPLMAGTDAMNPYCLPGFSLHDELTFMVDSGLSPLAALQTATINPARFLHRTSDLGSVEAGKSADLVLLRADPLADIHNTTQIEAVWLHGQYFDHAAILGLLEAAKLEARH; this is encoded by the coding sequence GTGAAGCCACTGCTTCTGACGCTGGCCTTTTCGCTTTGTGTAATCTTTGCTCAGGAACCCTCCTCGCCAGTGACCCTGATCCAACATGTCACCGTCATAAACGTAGGGACGGGCGAAGAGGCCAAGGAGCAGACGGTCAAGCTTCAAGAAGGCCGGATTGTCTCTGTCGCGTCGACAGCGCCTGGAGATGGGGGATCAGCGGGCGCGGTCGATGGTCACGGAGGCTTTCTCATTCCTGGCTTATGGGACATGCATGTCCACGTCCATGATACGGGCGAGCTGCCTCTTTACATTGCGAATGGCGTAACGGGAGTTCGCATGATGGCCAGGGAGCGGGATACGGCAGCTCCACGAGTTGAGCTCTCCGAAAAGAAACCCTCGCCCTTTATTTATTTGGCGAGCGCAATTGTCGACGGCAGCTCTCCAATGTGGCCCGGCTCAATCGTCGTCAAGAAACCTGCCGACGCCCGCCGTACAGTCGATGAGATCAAAGCTGGCGGGGCTGATTTCATCAAGGTATATGACGGAGTTCCACGCGACGCTTACTTTGCTTTGGCAGATGAGGCGAAGCTGCAGCATATCGACTTTGAAGGCCATGTCCCGGAGGCCGTAACAGCACAGGAGGCGTCAGCGGCCGGTCAGCGCTCGATCGAACACCTTACAGGAATTGCCCTGGCCTGTTCGAGCAAACAGGAGAGCTTGAACACCGCAATCGAACATGCACGATTCTTCCTCGATCGGCTCAGGGTTGAGGCTGAGGGCTACCGTAGCTTCGACCAGGCAAAGTGCCAGACTCTCTTTGCCGAGTTTCGTCAGAACGATACTTGGCAGGTTCCGACCTTGACGGTAAATCGCATGTGGGGCAGGCTGGACGATTCCAAGATGACCTCCGATCCTCGATTGACCTATGTCGATCACAAATCCAGGGAGAGATGGGAGGAAAGAACACAGCCCCAGATCAGGCGCTGGAACAATTCGGACTACCAAATGGCACGAGGCATCGTCGGGGTGGACGAGAAGATTGTGGGCGGCATGTATCGGGCTGGCGTACCGCTCATGGCTGGGACGGATGCAATGAATCCCTATTGCTTACCGGGTTTCAGCCTTCATGATGAGCTAACGTTCATGGTCGATTCAGGCCTTTCGCCGCTCGCCGCCCTGCAAACCGCAACGATCAACCCTGCTCGCTTTCTGCATCGGACGTCCGATTTGGGAAGCGTCGAAGCCGGCAAAAGCGCCGATCTGGTCCTGCTCCGTGCCGATCCGCTTGCCGACATTCACAACACGACTCAGATTGAGGCAGTGTGGCTGCATGGCCAATACTTCGATCATGCTGCGATCTTAGGTCTGTTGGAAGCTGCAAAGTTGGAGGCTAGACATTGA
- a CDS encoding carboxypeptidase-like regulatory domain-containing protein: MTLKMTLRVHSYLFVLSVFAIAAINPPFLLGQVVQNGTSDPSFCEKAEHVKSNLQLSTPVRISGRVVDQAGAPLKTSKVELRSYLSAKQQMPVKIVTTNGDGRFDLGKIGSGKYRLLPSSTRAFEQPQHFNCPNEECKLAIELRANPTDLPLSVCPIR, from the coding sequence TTGACTTTGAAAATGACTCTGCGGGTGCATAGTTACCTTTTTGTCCTGTCAGTCTTCGCGATTGCTGCGATAAACCCGCCATTTTTGCTCGGTCAGGTCGTCCAAAATGGCACCTCAGACCCCAGTTTTTGCGAGAAGGCTGAACACGTTAAGTCCAATCTTCAACTGAGCACCCCCGTACGCATCTCTGGCCGGGTGGTTGATCAGGCTGGAGCGCCCTTGAAGACCTCAAAAGTCGAGCTTCGCAGCTATCTTTCGGCAAAGCAGCAAATGCCAGTCAAAATCGTCACCACAAACGGCGACGGTCGATTCGATCTCGGAAAAATTGGCTCCGGCAAATATCGCTTGCTTCCTTCGTCTACAAGGGCATTTGAACAGCCCCAGCACTTCAACTGTCCGAACGAAGAGTGCAAGCTTGCAATAGAACTCAGAGCTAACCCTACCGATCTTCCTCTATCAGTTTGTCCAATCCGCTGA